The following are from one region of the Haloactinomyces albus genome:
- a CDS encoding glycoside hydrolase family 3 protein, protein MKDIIEVEGKRFRDLNGNGRLDPYENWHLPAKVRAADLVRRMTLEEKAGLMQISSERSRGQSSSPSPTGEAVASIERRHLRYLIIRDDPTAEVLATRANEYQEIAEGTRLGIPVVFTSNPRNHINGEGTFGVSEAGGEFSTWPGELGLAATRDPALVKEFAQVAAAEWRASGIHKMYGYMADTATDPRWTRVSGTFGEHPGLAADMTTAIVEGFQGEELGKGSVSLTIKHFPGGGARSGGRDPHFAWGQNQLWPTEGSLSKYHLPPFQAAIEAGTTSIMPYYSKPVNEGSAQQLPKHLWYSEDQQFEEVAFAYNKSLLQGLLRDEMGFSGYVNSDSGVIDGKPWGVENLTEPERYAKAVKAGTNLFSDTNEPAPLIEAVNTGLLSESDLDPSVTFLLTEMFELGLFEDPYVDPQRAQRIADDPESQAKADKAHRKSVVLLRNDQDLLPITDKDVTDVKLYVEAFTEEGAAKASTALAERIAEYDPSITIVDTPEEATHALLSVRPSLSVFEDDTRGDPPSVELGKDSDTGIDVERIRALQSRVENTILQINMGNPWLINEIEPGADAVLATFSVKPEAIVDVLRGEYAPTGKLPLTVPAGKEAVESNASDVPGYAERPGYAYVDSAGNTYEYGFGLSYGR, encoded by the coding sequence GTGAAAGACATCATCGAGGTCGAGGGAAAGCGATTCCGGGACCTCAATGGCAACGGCAGGCTGGATCCGTACGAAAACTGGCATCTTCCCGCCAAGGTGCGTGCGGCCGACCTCGTCCGGCGGATGACCCTGGAGGAGAAGGCCGGACTGATGCAGATCTCCTCGGAGCGATCCCGAGGACAGTCCTCGAGCCCCTCACCCACCGGGGAAGCGGTGGCCAGTATCGAACGGCGCCACCTGCGTTACTTGATCATTCGGGACGACCCGACCGCCGAAGTGCTCGCCACCCGGGCGAACGAGTATCAGGAGATAGCGGAAGGTACTCGTCTGGGCATCCCGGTTGTGTTCACCTCCAATCCTCGCAATCACATCAACGGGGAAGGAACCTTCGGCGTCTCCGAGGCCGGTGGGGAGTTCTCCACCTGGCCGGGCGAGCTCGGCCTGGCAGCGACCCGGGATCCCGCTTTGGTGAAGGAGTTCGCTCAGGTCGCCGCCGCGGAATGGCGCGCATCCGGTATCCACAAGATGTACGGGTATATGGCGGACACCGCCACGGATCCGCGATGGACCCGCGTTTCCGGGACCTTCGGTGAACACCCCGGCCTTGCGGCGGACATGACCACCGCGATCGTCGAGGGCTTCCAGGGCGAGGAACTCGGCAAGGGGAGCGTCTCGCTGACGATCAAGCATTTCCCCGGTGGGGGAGCGCGTTCCGGCGGCCGGGATCCGCATTTCGCATGGGGACAAAACCAGCTCTGGCCCACCGAGGGGAGCCTCTCCAAGTACCATCTGCCGCCGTTCCAGGCGGCCATCGAGGCCGGTACCACCTCCATCATGCCGTACTACTCGAAGCCGGTGAACGAGGGCAGTGCTCAGCAGTTGCCGAAGCACCTGTGGTACTCCGAGGACCAGCAGTTCGAAGAAGTCGCCTTCGCCTACAACAAGTCCCTTCTACAGGGACTGTTGCGCGATGAGATGGGCTTTTCCGGCTATGTCAACAGCGATAGCGGCGTCATCGACGGCAAGCCGTGGGGTGTCGAGAATCTGACCGAGCCCGAACGGTACGCGAAGGCCGTCAAAGCCGGCACCAATCTCTTCTCCGACACCAACGAACCGGCACCGCTGATCGAGGCCGTCAACACCGGACTGCTCTCCGAGTCCGACCTCGATCCGTCGGTGACCTTCCTGCTGACCGAGATGTTCGAACTGGGTCTGTTCGAGGACCCCTATGTCGATCCGCAGCGGGCTCAGCGGATCGCCGACGATCCCGAATCCCAGGCCAAGGCCGACAAGGCGCACCGCAAGTCCGTCGTGCTGCTGCGCAATGATCAGGACCTGCTGCCGATCACCGACAAGGACGTGACGGACGTCAAGCTCTACGTCGAGGCCTTCACCGAAGAGGGCGCGGCGAAGGCGAGCACCGCCTTGGCGGAGCGCATCGCCGAGTACGACCCGTCCATCACGATCGTGGACACTCCCGAGGAGGCGACCCACGCTCTCCTGTCGGTGCGACCGAGCCTGTCCGTGTTCGAGGACGACACCCGAGGGGACCCTCCCTCGGTCGAACTCGGCAAGGACAGCGACACCGGTATCGACGTCGAACGGATTCGAGCTCTGCAGAGCCGGGTCGAGAACACGATCCTGCAGATCAACATGGGCAACCCGTGGCTGATCAACGAGATCGAGCCCGGCGCCGATGCGGTACTGGCGACATTCAGTGTCAAGCCGGAGGCGATCGTGGATGTCCTCCGCGGTGAGTACGCCCCGACGGGCAAGCTGCCGCTGACCGTACCGGCGGGCAAGGAGGCGGTCGAAAGCAATGCCTCCGACGTCCCGGGATATGCCGAGAGGCCTGGTTACGCCTATGTGGACAGTGCAGGGAACACCTATGAGTACGGTTTCGGTCTGAGTTACGGCCGGTAA
- a CDS encoding TRAP transporter large permease translates to MDPATLAGLILLIGIVVLIALGVPIAVAIGLPSVLATMALIGLDNAVVASSQRLFTGINSFTLLAIPFFVLAGVLMNNGGIATRLIDAAKVLVGRMPGSLAQTNVVANALFGSVSGAAVASAAAVGGVMGPRQREEGYDRGFSASVNAASAPSGMLIPPSNTFIVYSLVSSTSIAALFMAGYGPGILWALACMTVVFLYSRKRPELQGTDRVTFTQLLVTLRKAVPSLLMIFIVIGGILSGVFTPTESAVIAVLYCLVLGFAYRNLTVRGLPRILLEATRTTSIVTLLIGVSSALSWVMSFARIPGMISDALLGLTDSPTVILILMMIMLLVVGTFMDPTPAILIFTPIFLPIVEEFGIDPVHFGIMIVFNLCVGTITPPVGNVLFIAARVGELRVEPVIRRILPFLAALIAVLFLVVFVPQVSLWLPTQLGLINGGG, encoded by the coding sequence ATGGATCCAGCAACGCTGGCAGGGCTCATCCTGCTCATCGGCATCGTCGTCCTGATCGCTCTCGGTGTGCCGATCGCCGTGGCCATCGGTCTCCCGTCCGTGTTGGCGACGATGGCACTCATCGGCCTCGACAACGCTGTTGTCGCCTCGTCCCAGCGCCTGTTCACCGGCATCAACTCGTTCACGCTGTTGGCCATCCCGTTCTTCGTTCTGGCCGGGGTGTTGATGAACAACGGTGGGATCGCCACCCGGCTCATCGACGCCGCCAAGGTTCTGGTGGGGCGGATGCCGGGATCGCTGGCCCAGACGAACGTGGTGGCCAACGCCCTGTTCGGCTCGGTGAGCGGGGCCGCGGTGGCTTCGGCCGCGGCCGTCGGGGGTGTCATGGGACCGCGGCAACGGGAGGAAGGCTACGACCGTGGTTTTTCCGCCTCGGTCAATGCGGCCTCGGCTCCGTCGGGGATGCTGATTCCGCCGAGCAACACCTTCATCGTCTACTCGTTGGTCAGCAGCACCTCGATCGCGGCCCTGTTCATGGCCGGCTACGGGCCAGGCATTCTGTGGGCACTGGCTTGCATGACGGTGGTGTTCCTGTACTCCCGGAAGCGCCCGGAGCTCCAAGGCACCGACCGCGTGACGTTCACGCAGCTCCTGGTGACTCTCCGGAAGGCCGTGCCGTCCTTGCTGATGATCTTCATCGTCATCGGCGGCATTCTGAGCGGTGTCTTCACGCCGACCGAGTCGGCGGTGATCGCCGTGCTCTACTGCCTGGTGCTGGGTTTTGCCTATCGCAACCTCACGGTGCGGGGTCTCCCCCGTATCCTTCTGGAGGCGACCAGGACAACCTCGATCGTCACGCTCCTGATCGGAGTCTCGTCGGCGTTGTCCTGGGTGATGTCCTTCGCCAGGATCCCGGGTATGATCTCGGATGCTCTCCTGGGGCTCACCGACAGCCCCACGGTCATCCTCATCCTCATGATGATCATGTTGCTGGTGGTCGGAACGTTCATGGACCCGACACCGGCCATCCTGATCTTCACACCGATCTTCCTGCCGATCGTCGAGGAATTCGGGATCGACCCGGTGCACTTCGGCATCATGATCGTGTTCAACCTGTGCGTCGGGACGATCACCCCACCGGTGGGCAACGTGCTGTTCATCGCTGCCAGGGTCGGGGAGTTGCGCGTCGAACCGGTCATCCGGCGGATCCTGCCGTTCCTCGCCGCACTGATCGCCGTGCTGTTCCTGGTCGTCTTCGTTCCGCAGGTCTCCCTGTGGCTGCCCACGCAACTCGGCCTGATCAACGGTGGCGGCTGA
- a CDS encoding gluconokinase, producing MTGEAAERALEAAVAQSLFCDAVVIMGVSGCGKSTIGAALAQRLNWQHLDADDFHPQHNIDKMRAGTPLTDADRMPWLERLRDELDRRATAGEPAVLACSALKRTYRDILRGGAGAVGFVHLRANREDLVERLTGRNGHFFPAALIDSQLATLEEPDADEGALIAAATEKPERIVERVLATWQT from the coding sequence ATGACTGGTGAGGCAGCCGAGCGCGCGTTGGAGGCCGCTGTGGCACAGTCGCTGTTCTGTGATGCCGTGGTGATCATGGGCGTCTCCGGCTGCGGCAAGAGCACCATCGGTGCCGCCCTGGCACAGCGCCTGAACTGGCAACACCTCGACGCCGATGACTTCCACCCGCAGCACAACATCGACAAGATGCGTGCGGGTACTCCGCTGACCGATGCCGATCGCATGCCGTGGTTGGAGCGGCTTCGTGACGAGCTGGATCGGCGAGCCACGGCCGGAGAACCGGCGGTGCTCGCCTGCTCGGCGCTCAAGCGAACCTACCGCGACATCCTGCGGGGTGGGGCCGGTGCGGTGGGATTCGTGCACCTGCGGGCGAACCGGGAGGATCTGGTCGAGCGGCTCACGGGCAGGAACGGACACTTCTTCCCCGCTGCGCTCATCGACAGTCAGCTCGCCACGCTGGAAGAGCCGGATGCGGACGAAGGCGCGCTGATCGCCGCTGCCACGGAGAAGCCGGAACGCATCGTCGAACGCGTGCTCGCCACCTGGCAGACGTGA
- a CDS encoding TRAP transporter small permease — MHAVKKVLDKVLAAVCVLLFTVLVLTVSWQVFSRQVLSNPSEWSGAFARYVFVWLGMFGAALVFSERGHIAVDVVVRKLPERVQRVVAVLVQLTIIVFAAVTLVWGGRRASQLAWDQNVPGMPIPIGVGPLYLVMPITGVIIMFYAVHHVIAVLRHAEATVEVDDTAEAL; from the coding sequence ATGCACGCTGTGAAGAAGGTGCTCGACAAGGTGCTTGCCGCAGTCTGCGTGCTGCTTTTCACCGTCCTCGTTCTCACGGTGTCGTGGCAGGTCTTCAGCAGGCAAGTGCTGAGCAATCCGAGTGAGTGGTCCGGAGCGTTCGCCAGGTACGTGTTCGTCTGGTTGGGCATGTTCGGTGCCGCACTCGTCTTCTCGGAACGTGGGCACATCGCGGTGGACGTGGTCGTCCGGAAGCTCCCCGAGCGGGTTCAGCGCGTGGTCGCCGTCCTCGTCCAGCTGACCATCATCGTGTTCGCCGCGGTGACGTTGGTCTGGGGCGGTCGGCGGGCCTCGCAGCTGGCTTGGGACCAGAACGTCCCGGGGATGCCGATCCCGATCGGAGTCGGACCGCTGTACCTGGTCATGCCCATCACCGGGGTGATCATCATGTTCTACGCCGTCCACCACGTGATCGCGGTCCTGCGCCATGCAGAGGCAACGGTCGAGGTCGACGACACTGCCGAGGCACTTTAG
- a CDS encoding TRAP transporter substrate-binding protein, protein MKRKKTLSLAATLSALALVLAGCSSGGGAGGTTLRLALNQTKEHPSFVALDNFGNRLSKATSGRWDIEVYPNETLGAQQEAIQLVSDGTVDMAIVSGTQLANLNKDFRVFNLPQVFDSIEHQMNVVNNPDIVGDLYSSLEDQNLTVLGGFTQGARSLYTSKGPITKPADLAGMKIRVQESDIHTKMIELMGGSATPMAYGEVYTALQSGVLDGAENNEVSYVSQKHHEVAKHYSYTNHLIGVDYLIMNTDRLAEMSAEDRAAFDREWQVAIQEHTELWKTATEEAIAEAKADGAQFHEVNTEAFSKALQPLIDESLTTDTARRLYEAAQSAAP, encoded by the coding sequence ATGAAAAGAAAGAAAACCCTTTCGCTCGCGGCCACACTCAGTGCTCTGGCGCTGGTGCTGGCCGGATGCAGCAGCGGCGGGGGTGCCGGCGGGACGACGCTGCGCCTGGCACTGAACCAGACCAAGGAGCACCCTTCCTTCGTCGCGCTCGACAACTTCGGCAACCGGCTCAGCAAGGCCACCAGCGGCCGGTGGGACATCGAGGTCTATCCCAACGAGACCCTGGGGGCCCAGCAGGAGGCGATCCAGCTGGTCAGCGACGGTACTGTCGACATGGCGATCGTCTCCGGGACTCAGCTGGCGAACCTCAACAAGGACTTCCGAGTCTTCAACCTGCCCCAGGTCTTCGACTCGATCGAGCACCAGATGAACGTGGTCAACAACCCGGACATCGTCGGTGATCTCTACTCCTCGCTGGAGGACCAAAACCTCACGGTGCTCGGCGGGTTCACCCAGGGTGCCCGGAGCCTCTACACCTCGAAGGGGCCGATCACCAAGCCCGCGGACCTGGCCGGGATGAAGATCCGGGTCCAGGAGAGCGACATCCACACCAAGATGATCGAACTGATGGGCGGGTCCGCCACGCCGATGGCCTACGGCGAGGTCTACACCGCGCTGCAGTCCGGAGTCCTCGATGGTGCGGAGAACAACGAGGTCTCCTACGTGAGCCAGAAGCACCACGAGGTTGCCAAGCACTACTCCTACACCAACCACCTCATCGGCGTGGACTACCTGATCATGAACACCGACCGTCTGGCCGAGATGTCAGCTGAGGACCGCGCTGCCTTCGATCGGGAGTGGCAAGTGGCGATCCAGGAGCACACCGAACTCTGGAAGACCGCAACCGAAGAGGCGATCGCCGAGGCCAAAGCCGACGGGGCCCAATTCCACGAGGTGAATACCGAGGCATTCAGCAAGGCTCTTCAGCCGCTCATCGACGAGTCGCTGACCACCGACACCGCTCGTCGACTGTACGAGGCCGCCCAGTCCGCAGCTCCATGA
- the uidB gene encoding glucuronide transporter — MKLRPRQLLGYAAGDAGNNLAFSMASMFLLLYYTDVAGIPAAAAGTIFLVVRIWDGIGDLIAGRLVDRTSTRWGKFRPWLLFGSLPLLLISAATFHVPDWSLTGKLVYAYVTYSALAMAYSLVNIPYGSLAAAMTQDSVERSKLATARTMGAATIILLLSVVISPQINNAENLQSTLTLTTLTFVIAGTALYLFTFFTARETVHRDIEHVSLKHSLVTLKRNRPLILLCVSSLFFLTAMFSLQTIGIYYARDVLGNANYYIAITTAQVGLMFGLAPFVPPIVRRFGKKSGYIGGALVMIVGALGVLFAPSSKPYVAIGFFVLIGVGLAVVNVLLWSFEADTVEYGEWKTGARTEGTTYAVFSFVRKVGQALGGAAAAYTIGLAGYVGGAEVQSASALWGIRAAAGLVPTVCAAVAIAVMAIYPLTEKKFREITAEMAQRRAEGDAGASQTSVSGA; from the coding sequence ATGAAACTCCGCCCACGCCAATTGCTCGGCTATGCGGCCGGGGATGCGGGCAACAACCTGGCCTTTTCGATGGCCTCGATGTTCCTGCTGTTGTATTACACCGATGTGGCCGGGATTCCGGCCGCGGCGGCGGGGACGATTTTCCTCGTCGTGCGGATCTGGGACGGCATCGGTGATCTCATCGCAGGCCGGTTGGTCGATCGCACGTCCACTCGGTGGGGCAAGTTCCGGCCGTGGCTGCTGTTCGGTTCGCTGCCGCTGTTGCTGATCAGTGCGGCGACGTTCCATGTGCCCGATTGGAGTCTGACGGGCAAGCTGGTTTATGCCTATGTGACGTATTCGGCGTTGGCCATGGCCTACAGCCTGGTCAACATTCCGTACGGCTCGCTGGCTGCGGCGATGACCCAGGACTCCGTCGAGCGGTCCAAGCTGGCCACCGCCCGGACGATGGGCGCGGCTACGATCATACTGCTGCTGAGCGTCGTGATCTCCCCGCAGATCAACAACGCCGAGAACCTGCAGAGCACGCTGACCCTGACGACCTTGACTTTCGTGATCGCCGGTACCGCTCTGTATCTGTTCACGTTCTTCACCGCTCGGGAGACCGTGCACCGCGACATCGAGCACGTCAGCTTGAAACACAGCCTGGTCACGCTCAAGCGGAACCGGCCGCTGATCCTGCTGTGCGTCAGCTCGCTGTTCTTCCTGACCGCGATGTTCTCCCTGCAGACGATCGGCATCTACTACGCCCGGGATGTGCTCGGCAATGCGAATTACTACATCGCCATCACGACTGCTCAGGTCGGCCTGATGTTCGGGTTGGCTCCGTTTGTTCCGCCCATCGTGCGCAGGTTCGGCAAAAAGAGCGGTTATATCGGTGGCGCTCTGGTCATGATCGTCGGCGCGCTGGGTGTTTTGTTCGCACCGTCCTCGAAGCCGTATGTCGCGATCGGGTTCTTCGTGCTCATCGGCGTCGGCCTGGCGGTGGTCAATGTTCTGCTGTGGTCGTTCGAGGCGGACACGGTGGAGTACGGGGAGTGGAAGACCGGCGCACGGACCGAAGGTACGACGTATGCGGTGTTCTCGTTCGTCCGCAAGGTCGGCCAGGCCCTCGGAGGCGCAGCGGCGGCATACACCATCGGGCTGGCCGGCTATGTCGGCGGTGCGGAGGTGCAGAGTGCCTCGGCCCTGTGGGGCATCCGAGCCGCCGCCGGGCTCGTGCCCACTGTCTGCGCCGCGGTCGCGATCGCGGTCATGGCGATCTATCCCCTGACGGAGAAGAAGTTCCGCGAAATCACCGCCGAGATGGCGCAACGCCGCGCCGAAGGTGATGCTGGAGCCTCCCAGACGTCGGTGTCCGGCGCATGA
- a CDS encoding MFS transporter small subunit, with the protein MNTEDTTGSRTALLVFGWAWVGIPFAYGVYALIQKVTLLFA; encoded by the coding sequence ATGAACACGGAAGACACGACCGGGAGCCGAACCGCCCTGCTGGTGTTCGGCTGGGCATGGGTCGGCATCCCGTTCGCTTACGGCGTCTACGCGCTGATCCAGAAGGTCACCCTGCTGTTCGCATGA
- a CDS encoding TetR/AcrR family transcriptional regulator has protein sequence MAGKTTREERISTTRESILAAAERLFAEHGMFAVSNRQVSEAAGQGNNTAVGYHFGTKADLVRAIARKHTEPIERLRERMLAETGDSSNARDWVACLVRPSAEHLATLGCPTWFARFSAQVMTDPALREIMVEESLGSPALNRILDGLNRCLPELPAEVRAERADMTRQLMVHMPAERERALAEGTPTPRSNWHDTATGLIDAITGLWLAPAAP, from the coding sequence ATGGCAGGCAAGACCACCCGAGAAGAGCGGATCAGCACGACACGGGAGTCGATCCTGGCGGCAGCGGAACGGTTGTTCGCCGAGCACGGCATGTTCGCCGTGTCCAATCGGCAGGTCAGCGAGGCCGCCGGACAGGGCAACAACACCGCCGTGGGCTACCACTTCGGCACCAAGGCCGATCTGGTGCGTGCCATCGCACGCAAGCACACCGAGCCGATCGAGCGGCTGCGCGAGCGAATGCTGGCCGAGACCGGCGACAGCTCGAACGCGCGGGACTGGGTGGCCTGCCTGGTGCGTCCCAGTGCCGAGCACCTGGCCACGCTCGGCTGTCCCACCTGGTTCGCCCGGTTCAGCGCCCAGGTGATGACCGACCCCGCACTGCGCGAGATCATGGTCGAGGAATCCCTCGGCTCGCCCGCGCTGAACCGGATCCTCGACGGGCTCAACCGGTGTCTTCCCGAACTGCCTGCCGAGGTGCGGGCCGAACGAGCCGACATGACCCGCCAGCTGATGGTGCACATGCCCGCCGAGCGTGAGCGTGCGCTCGCGGAAGGCACCCCCACACCCCGGTCGAACTGGCACGACACCGCGACCGGGCTGATCGACGCGATCACCGGGCTGTGGCTGGCACCGGCCGCGCCCTGA
- the manD gene encoding D-mannonate dehydratase ManD encodes MLIERADVIVSSPGRNFVTLKITTDDGVVGYGDGTLNGRELAVAGYLTDHVAPLLAGRDAHAIEDTWQYLYRGGYWRRGPVTMAAIAAVDTALWDIKAKVAGLPLYQLLGGASRQRCMVYGHASGKDIPELFDSVREHLEEGFRAIRIQTGVPGLDSVYGVASSTAASVGEDTRYDYEPARRSALPTEEAWDTRAYLRHVPSVFEAVRGEFGDEIALLHDAHHRLTPIQAAKLGKSLEPYDLFWLEDVTPAENQEALRWVRHHTTTPLAIGEVFNTIWDYQHLISEQLIDYVRSPITHAGGITSVRRILDYAALYQVKSGMHGPTDVSPIGLAAAVHLGLAVHNFGIQEYMVHSEQTREVFGPTHEFAHGGLRPSEEPGLGIHFDEELAAKYPYERAYLPVNRLLDGTVHDW; translated from the coding sequence GTGCTCATCGAGCGCGCGGATGTCATCGTCAGCAGTCCGGGCCGTAACTTCGTCACGCTGAAGATCACCACGGACGATGGTGTGGTGGGTTATGGCGACGGCACCCTCAACGGTCGGGAGCTGGCGGTGGCCGGTTATCTCACCGACCATGTCGCTCCGCTGCTGGCCGGGCGGGATGCCCATGCGATCGAGGACACCTGGCAGTACCTGTACCGCGGTGGATACTGGCGGCGGGGGCCGGTCACGATGGCCGCGATCGCCGCGGTGGACACCGCGCTGTGGGACATCAAGGCCAAGGTCGCCGGGCTGCCGCTCTACCAGCTGCTCGGCGGGGCCAGCAGGCAGCGGTGCATGGTCTACGGGCACGCCAGCGGTAAGGACATCCCCGAGCTGTTCGACTCCGTGCGTGAGCACCTCGAGGAAGGATTCCGCGCGATCCGGATCCAGACCGGAGTGCCGGGGCTCGACTCGGTGTACGGCGTCGCCTCCAGTACGGCGGCTTCGGTCGGTGAGGACACCCGCTACGACTACGAACCCGCACGCCGCTCGGCGCTGCCGACCGAGGAGGCCTGGGACACCCGCGCTTATCTGCGCCACGTTCCCTCGGTGTTCGAGGCAGTGCGCGGTGAGTTCGGTGACGAGATCGCGCTGCTGCACGATGCGCACCACCGGCTCACCCCGATCCAGGCGGCCAAACTCGGCAAGTCATTGGAGCCCTACGACCTGTTCTGGCTCGAAGACGTCACTCCGGCCGAGAACCAGGAAGCCCTGCGCTGGGTGCGCCACCACACCACGACACCGCTGGCGATCGGCGAGGTGTTCAACACGATCTGGGACTACCAGCACCTGATCTCCGAGCAGCTCATCGACTACGTGCGCTCACCGATCACGCATGCGGGCGGGATCACCAGCGTGCGCAGGATTCTGGACTACGCGGCGCTGTACCAGGTGAAGTCCGGGATGCACGGTCCCACCGACGTCTCACCGATCGGTCTGGCCGCGGCGGTGCATCTCGGGTTGGCCGTGCACAACTTCGGTATTCAGGAGTACATGGTCCACAGCGAGCAAACGCGAGAGGTGTTCGGCCCGACCCACGAGTTCGCCCATGGCGGCCTGCGCCCGAGTGAGGAACCCGGACTGGGAATCCACTTCGACGAGGAACTGGCCGCCAAGTATCCGTACGAGCGGGCGTATCTGCCCGTCAATCGACTGCTCGATGGGACGGTCCATGACTGGTGA
- a CDS encoding ferredoxin — MKISVDEDKCCGAGQCVMIAPEVFDQRDEDGIVVLLETEPSEQQHAAVREAADVCPAAAIGLSERE, encoded by the coding sequence ATGAAGATCAGTGTGGACGAGGACAAGTGCTGCGGTGCGGGCCAGTGCGTGATGATCGCACCGGAGGTGTTCGACCAGCGAGACGAGGACGGGATCGTCGTCCTGCTGGAGACCGAACCCTCCGAACAACAGCATGCCGCGGTCCGGGAGGCCGCCGACGTGTGCCCGGCCGCAGCGATCGGACTGAGCGAGCGCGAATAA
- a CDS encoding L-lactate MFS transporter codes for MVEGFLARSRIIAPPGWSRWLVPPAALAVHLSIGQVYAWSVFKSPLETELGLSGTASALPFQLGIVMLGLSAAFGGTLVERNGPRWAMFVATACFSSGFLIASLGVALAQYWLVVLGYGVVGGIGLGIGYISPVSTLMKWFPDRPGMATGIAIMGFGGGALIASPWSARMLSAFGDGRGAIAQSFLVHGLVYAVFMSLGIFLIRVPPEGWRPRGWVPTQTAATSMITTANVSARNALRTPQFWLLWVILCLNVTAGIAILEKAAPMIRDFFAGTSTPVTAGAAAGFVALLSLANMAGRFVWSSTSDLVGRKNIYRIYLGVGALLYLVIALAGDTSVAVFVLSAMLIISFYGGGFSTLPAYLKDLFGTYQVGAIHGRLLTAWSAAGILGPLVVNAIADAQERAGASGPQLYALSLYIMLGLLVVGFTANELVRPVAPKYHEPVGAAAETESIPESDGTGVDR; via the coding sequence ATCGTGGAAGGCTTCCTCGCACGCTCGCGCATCATCGCACCACCAGGCTGGAGTCGGTGGCTGGTACCACCCGCGGCGCTGGCGGTGCACCTGTCCATCGGACAGGTGTACGCCTGGAGTGTGTTCAAGTCTCCACTGGAGACCGAGCTGGGCCTGTCCGGAACGGCCAGCGCACTGCCGTTCCAGCTGGGCATTGTCATGCTGGGACTGTCCGCGGCGTTCGGCGGGACACTGGTCGAACGCAACGGTCCACGCTGGGCGATGTTCGTCGCCACCGCGTGCTTTTCCTCGGGCTTTCTCATCGCCTCGCTCGGAGTAGCACTTGCTCAATACTGGCTGGTGGTACTCGGCTACGGCGTCGTCGGCGGAATCGGCCTGGGCATCGGCTACATCTCCCCGGTGTCGACCCTGATGAAATGGTTCCCGGATCGCCCTGGCATGGCCACCGGTATCGCCATCATGGGATTCGGCGGTGGTGCCCTGATCGCCTCACCCTGGTCGGCACGGATGCTGTCCGCGTTCGGGGACGGGCGCGGAGCCATCGCGCAGTCCTTTCTCGTGCACGGCCTGGTCTACGCGGTATTCATGTCACTCGGCATCTTTCTGATTCGGGTACCTCCGGAAGGGTGGCGTCCGCGTGGCTGGGTACCGACGCAGACAGCAGCCACCTCCATGATCACGACGGCGAATGTGTCGGCACGCAATGCGCTGCGCACACCGCAGTTCTGGCTGCTGTGGGTCATCCTGTGCCTGAACGTCACGGCGGGTATCGCCATTCTGGAGAAGGCCGCCCCGATGATCCGGGACTTCTTCGCAGGAACCTCGACCCCGGTCACCGCGGGGGCCGCGGCGGGCTTCGTCGCGCTGCTGTCGCTGGCGAACATGGCCGGGCGGTTCGTGTGGTCGTCCACATCGGACCTGGTGGGGCGCAAGAACATCTACCGGATCTACCTGGGTGTCGGTGCTCTGCTCTACCTGGTGATCGCGCTGGCCGGTGACACATCGGTAGCCGTGTTCGTGCTCAGCGCGATGCTCATCATCTCCTTCTACGGTGGGGGGTTCTCGACTCTGCCTGCCTACCTGAAGGATCTGTTCGGCACTTACCAGGTCGGGGCCATCCACGGCCGGTTGCTCACCGCTTGGTCCGCGGCCGGGATTCTCGGACCATTGGTGGTCAACGCGATCGCCGACGCCCAGGAACGCGCGGGGGCCTCCGGACCGCAGCTGTATGCCCTCTCGCTCTACATCATGCTCGGGCTGCTGGTCGTCGGCTTCACGGCCAACGAGCTGGTGCGCCCGGTAGCCCCGAAGTACCACGAACCGGTCGGTGCCGCAGCGGAAACCGAGAGCATCCCCGAATCCGACGGAACAGGAGTGGACCGATGA